From one Mytilus edulis chromosome 1, xbMytEdul2.2, whole genome shotgun sequence genomic stretch:
- the LOC139525275 gene encoding histidine-rich glycoprotein-like — MEDRNTTNDEERGSDFEGFIRTETMPKQENGKSDGEISLRMAQVQVSTLREMPKQTEPNEYVENSSEDIGPHPRHPPPSNGVQHFPPPFGPRGHRHRPYGSIYHHPPPRHPRHRHPPPPHPGHRHPPPPHPGHRHPPPPHSGHRHPRHCHPPPPHHLHPHLQHCHPQGGPDLGSHYSGVPDC; from the exons ATGGAAGACAGAAACACAACGAATGACGAAGAAAGAGGCTCAGACTTTGAGGGTTTTATAAGGACTGAAACAATGCCTAAACAAGAAAATGGAAAGTCTGACGGAGAAATATCCCTAAGAATGGCACAAGTCCAAGTGTCTACTTTACGCGAAATGCCAAAACAAACAGAACCCAACGAATATGTCGAAAACAGTAGCGAAG ATATTGGACCTCACCCAAGGCATCCCCCTCCTTCCAATGGAGTGCAACATTTTCCACCACCATTCGGACCACGAGGCCATCGCCATCGACCCTATGGTTCGATATATCATCATCCACCACCTCGACATCCGCGACATCGACATCCGCCACCTCCACATCCCGGACATCGTCATCCGCCACCTCCACATCCGGGACATCGTCATCCGCCACCTCCACATTCGGGACATCGTCATCCGCGACATTGTCATCCTCCACCTCCACATCATCTACATCCCCATCTGCAACATTGTCATCCGCAAGGTGGACCAGATCTTGGCTCTCATTATTCCGGAGTGCCAGATTGTTAA